A stretch of DNA from Fodinicurvata sediminis DSM 21159:
CAAGGCGTCGGAAATCCTGCCGGATCTGGCGGACGTGCCTGTCACGGCGGCCTATGCCGGTCTGCGTCCCGCCAGCGAGCAGAAGGATTATCGTATCCAGGCTTATCCGGAGCGCAGTTATGTCTCGGTCGGCGGCATACGCTCGACGGGGTTGAGCGCGGCGCTGGGGATCGCGCGCCATGTCTTCAACCTGCATCGCGAGTTCGGTCATCGCTATGAAGCCTTGGCGCAGCCAGCCTTGCCGGTGACGGCCGCACGGCTGTCCGAATACGACTCGCGTGCGTGGGAAGAGAAGGCAAATGGTGGCATCGTCTGTCATTGCGAACTGGTGACCCGGGCCGAGATCGAACGGGTCCTGCAGGGGCCGCTGCCCCCGCGCAGCTTGTCGGGCCTGAAGCGCCAGACCCGTGTCACCATGGGGCGCTGCCAGGGTTTCTACTGTGCGGGCGCACTGGCGCGCATCACGGAGGGGGCGTTCGATTGCCCGCTGGCAGAGGGGGAGGATGCCGATGGCTGAGGCATCAGACCTGCCCTCTGCGTGCGATGTTGCCGTGGTCGGCGGTGGACCGGCCGGTTTGGCGGCCGCCACGGAACTGAAGCGGCAAGGCGTTGCGCGCGTCCTCGTCCTGGACCGCGAGCCGGCTGCCGGCGGCATTCCACGCCACTGCGGTCATTATCCCTTTGGCATGCGCGAATTCCGGAAGGTCCTGCGCGGACCCGACTATGCCGGGCGCCTGGTCACGCGCGCCGCGCAGGCGGGGGCAGAGATTCATACCGGCGTTACCGTTACCAGGATTCAGCCGGGTGGGCGCCTGTCGCTCACAAGCCCAGAGGGGACGAAAGAGCTGCAGGCCAAGCGGGTCCTGCTTTGTACCGGCGTTCGGGAAACAAGCCGGGCTGCACGCCTGATCGGCGGCGAGCGCCCGCTGGGCGTCCTGCCCACCGGCGCCCTGCAGTCCCTGGTCTATCTGGAGCAGATGAAGCCCTTCGAGCGCCCGGTCATCCTGGGCAGCGAGTTGGTGTCCTTCTCGGCGCTGATGACCTGTCGCCATGCCGGGATAGAACCCCAGGCCATGATCGAGCCCAACCAAAGGATCACGGCGCGCAACCCCGCGCGGGGGCTGCCGTTTCTTCTGGGGGTGCCGCTTCACCTTGGCTGCGAGATTGAAGGCATCATTGGCGAGAAACGGGTTGAAGCCGTGCAGCTTCGTAACCGGGATGGTCGTCAGTGGGAGCTGCCCTGCGACGGGGTTCTCATGACCGGGCGCTTCACGCCTGAGGCCACATTGGCCCGCATGGGACACCTGGAGCTGGATCGTGGAACGGGCGGGCCGCGTGTGGATCAGTATGGGCGCAGTTCGGATCCGGACATCTTCGTTGCCGGAAACCTGCTGCGGCCCGTCGAAACGGCCGGCTGGAGCTGGAAGGAAGGCCTGCAGGTGGCCCGCTGCCTGGCCCGGGACCTGGAAGCCCCGCAAGAGCGAGAGGGAACACTGGAACTGCGCGCCGAGGGTGAAGCCATACGCTATCTGATGCCGCAGCAGGTCACACTGCCGCTCCAGGACACGGCATTCCAGGATATCCAGGTACGGGTCGACCGCCCGGCGCGGGGCAGCCTTCTGATACGCTCGGCAGGGCGCATCCTGTGGGGGCGGCGCCTGTCAGCTCTGCCCGAGCGACGGATCCTGGTGCCGCTGGATGTCTTGGCGAACGCTGCGCCGGATTGTCCTGTAGAGGTCGTCTTTGAAGAGGAGAATGGACTGTGAGCGTTCTCGCACTGGATCAGGGAACGACGAGCACACGTGCTGTCGTCATGGGCGAAGATGGTCAGCCGCGCGTCCTGGTCGCTCGTGAACATCACCAATTCTATCCCCGGTCCGGTTGGGTGGAACATGACCCCGAGGAGTTGATTGCCTCCCTGCGCAATTGCATCGAGGCAGCGGGCACCTGTTCGGCCATCGGCATCGACAACCAGGGGGAAAGCTGCCTGGCCTGGGACGGGGACAGCAAGCAGGCCATCTCTCCGGTCATCGTCTGGCAGGACAACCGCACCCAGGACAGGATCGAGCGCCTTCAGGCGGAGGGTGCAGAAAGCGTGACACTGGAACGTGCCGGTTTGCCGCTCGATTCCTATTTCTCGGCCACGAAGCTGGCCTGGATCCTGGAGAACATTCCCGAAGCCGCGCATCTGCACCAGAAGGGGCGGCTGCGCCTGGGCACTACGGATGCCTTTTTCCTGGATCGGCTGACGGGACATTTCGTGACCGACATTAGCACGGCCTCGCGGACCTCGCTGATGAACCTGGCGACGGGGGCCTGGGACGAAGAGCTTTGCCGCCTGTTCGGTGTGCCCATGGAGTGCCTGCCTCGAATCGTTTCCTCGACGGGTGATTTCGGTGCCATCGAAACGGAACGGGGTGCCGTGCCCGTCACGGCCAGCATTGTCGACCAGCAGGCGGCGCTTTATGGCCATGGCTGCCGCACGGCCGGGCATGCCAAGGTGACCTTCGGCACCGGTGCCTTTGCCCTTATGGTGACCGGTGCCGAGATCTTCCGGTCCCCGGAGGAAGGACTGTTGCCCACCGTAGCCTGGCAGAAGGAGGGCGAAGCTCCGGTCTATGCACTGGACGGCGGAATCTACTGTGCCAGCGCGGCCGTCAACTGGGCGCGCGAGCTGGGACTGTTTCGGACTGTCGATGAGTTGAACGCCTTCGAAGGCCCCCCTGTCCTGGAAAGAGGGTTGGTTTTCGTGCCGGCCCTGGCCGGCCTGGCCTGTCCGCATTGGGACCGCGGTGCGCGTGGCCTTTGGGCTGGTCTGTCGCTGGAAACAAGCGGGCTGGACATGGCCCGCGCCGTTCTGGAGGGTGTGGCCTGCCGCGCGGCCGAGGTTCTGGGGGCCATGCAGGCGCGCCTGCCGATAACGGACGCTCTGTCCATCGATGGGGGAATGGCCAAGAACCCCTGTTTCCGGCAGTTCCTGGCCGACCTGCTGGAGCGTGACATCGTGCAGGCCGCCAGCAGCGAACTGACCGCGCTGGGGACCTTGCAGCTGGCGGGCGAAGCGTCTGGACAGCTTGTCAGCTATCAATCGGCCGGCCGCGTGATTGCGCCGGAGACACCCTGTTCCCACCTGTTGCCGCGCTTCCAGCAGGCCGTGGCTTTCACGCAGGCCTGGCCCGATCGGGCTGAATCCTGAGGGTTACAGCCCGTAATACTCCCGAAACCAGACGGTAAGCTGTTCCAGCCCCTTTGACAGGTTGGTGCGCGGGGAAAAGCCCAGGTCCCGCCGGGCGGCTTCGATATCAGCGAAGGTGGCTTCCATGTCGCCGGGTTGGGCGGGCTGAGGGTCCAGCTGGGCCTTGCGGCTCGTGATGCGTTCGATCTCGGCGATGAAGTCCATCAGCTCTGTGGGCTGATTGTTGCCGAGATTGTAGAGAGCATAGGGCGGCGCCTTGGCGCCGCCGTCGGATGGCGGGCGCGTCATGGCCGCTGTGACCCCGGCCACGATGTCATCGATATAGGTGAAGTCCCGTTGTGCCTGGCCGTTGTTGAACAGCTTGATGGAGTGGCCGCGCAGGACGGCATCGGTAAACAGCCAGGGCGCCATGTCGGGCCGGCCCCAGGGGCCGTAGACCGTGAAGAAGCGCAGGCCCGTGCTGGGAATGCGATAGAGATGGGCATAGCTGTGCGCCATCAGTTCGTCCGAGCGCTTGGTCGCGGCATAGAGGGAAACCGGCCGGTCGGCGGCTTGGTCTTCGGAAAAGGGCAGTTCGGCATCCAGGCCGTAAACCGACGAGGAACTGGCAAAGACGAAGTGTTCCAGATACGGCAGATGACGGGCCAGTTCCTGCATCACCACCTGACCCATCAGGTTGGACTGGGCATAGGCATAGGGGTTTTCCAGGGAATAGCGCACCCCGGCCTGTGCGGCCAGATGCACGATCCAGCGTGTTTCAGCGTGGCTGTCCAGCAGGGCCAGCATGGCCGTGCGGTCCGAAATGTCAGCTTCCAGAAAGGTGAAGCCGGGAGCGTCGGCCAGCCGGGCCAGGCGGTCCTGCTTCAGTTGCGGCGTGTAGTAGTCGTTCAGGTTGTCGATGCCCAGAACCTGGTAGCCCCGGGCCACCAGATCCAGCGCCACGGCGTTGCCGATGAAGCCGGCGCAACCCGTAAGGATGACGGTCATCTGTTACGCCTTTCCCAGGTTGAGCGCTCGTCAGGTGCGGGTGTGCAGGTGCACGTCTTCGGCACCGTGTGCCGTCAGGATCTTCCTGGCGGTGTCCTGCCGTTCCTCGCTGTCGGCATAGACCCACAGCAGGACGGCGCCCTGTTCCAGGGCGCGCGCGAATTCCTCTGTCCGCGGTGTGGCCTCCACCTGTTCCAGGAACTCCTTGGCGGCCATGCCGGCCACACCGGCGCCAACGGCCGTGGCGATGGCCGCGCCCAGTGGGCCCGTGGCCACGGCGATGAAGCCGGCCGCGGTCAGGGGACCTACATACTTCGTTTCACCGACCAGGCTGGAGAGCCGTTCATGCCAGGGCGTTTCTTCGTCTTCCAGGGCCGTATCGATGGACTGATGGGAATCCAGTACGGACAGATCGGCATGCTCGAATCCGGCCTCCTGCAGGGCTTCAACGGCTTTGGCGAAGTTCTTGCGCTTGGCGAAGCGTCCGACGATCTCGGTAACGGGTTTCTTCTCGGGGCTTTCCGTATCGCTCACGCGGGCGGTCCTTCCGTGCTACTGGTTGCCTGATGTCCGGTGCAGTCTTGCCGCGCTGCGTGCGGCAGTGCAAGGGGCTTTCTTGAACAGGAAGGTGGCGGGTTTGCGGTTGAGCGGCTTCGGGGCGCTGTTCTATTTTGCCTCCTTTTCGTGACAGCGGGGTGGAAAGTCCATGAGCGGTCTGCAGGAATTCATCAAGGCAATGCCCAAGGTCGAGCTGCATCTTCATATCGAGGGCAGCCTCGAGCCGCCGATGATGTTCGAGCTGGCGCGGCGCAACGGCGTCGAAATTCCCTATGGCAGCGTGGAGGAGATCGAGCAGGCTTTCCGGCGCGGCGCCCGCTTCGAGAACCTGCAGGATTTCCTGGATCTTTACTACGCCGGCATGTCCGTCCTGAAGACAGAAGCCGATTTCCACGACCTGACCCTTGCCTATCTGGAACGCTCTGCTAAGCAGAACGTGGTGCATGCCGAGATCTTCTTCGACCCCCAGGCCCATACTGATCGCGGCGTGCCCTTCGAGACCGTGATCCATGGCATCACGCGGGCAATGGATGCGGCCGAAGAACGCTGGGGCATCACATCGCAGTTGATCATGTGCTTCCTGCGGCATCTGGACGAGGACGCCGCCTTCGCCACGCTGCGCGAAAGCCTGCTCTACAAGGACAGGATCCTGGGGGTCGGGCTCGACAGTGGCGAGCAGGGCAATCCGCCTTCGAAGTTCCAGCGGGTCTTTGCCGAAGCGCGCAGCCAAGGCTTCCAGGTCGCCGTGGCCCATGCCGGCGAGGAGGGGCCGCCGGAGTACGTGCGCGAGGCGCTGGACCTGCTTCACGTGGACCGCCTGGATCACGGTAATCGCGCCCTGGAAGACAGTGAACTGGTCGAGCGCCTGGTCGCCAGCGGCATGGCGCTCACCGTCTGTCCCTTGAGCAACTACAAGCTCTGCGTCGTCGAGGACCTGAAGCAGCATCCCCTGAAGGTCATGCTGGAGCGCGGCCTGAAGGCGACAATGAACTCGGACGATCCCTCTTACTTCGATGGCTATGTCAGCGAGAACTACCTGGCCGTGAGCGAAGCACTGGACCTCGACCGCGAGGATATCCTGACCCTGGCCCGCAACGGGATCGAGGCCAGCTTCGTCACACCCGAGCGCAAGAAAAGCCTGCAGCGACAGCTGGAGGACTACGCCGCGGCGGCAGTCGCATAGGCGGGGGCTCAGGCCGGGGCGTTGGTGGTCTTGCGAGCTAAGTCGACAAAGCCCTGTATATAACGGGTCTCCAGGTCCTCGTCCCGCAGTCCAATGTGAATGCTCTTGTCGATGCCCTCTGGGCCAAGGCGCAGGGTGTGCAGGCCATTTCCCCAGGGCATCTCGCGGATCAGCCAATCCGGTATCGCGCTGACACCGCGGCCCGTTGCCACCATCTGCAGCATCAGTTCCGTGGTCTCCACACTCCTGTGGCGCTTTGGCAGACAGCCGGCCGGGACCAGGAAACGCGTGAAGACATCCAGCCGCTCAGGCGTTACGGGGTAAGTGATCAGGGTCTCGCCGTTCAGGTCCGAGGGCGTAGCGACACGCTTGTCAGCCAATGGGTGTCCGGAGGGCACGGCCAGGACCATTTCGTAGTCGAAGACGGGCAGGTAGGCCAGCCCGGGCCGTTCGATGGGGTCGGGCGTGATCAGCAGATCGATTTCATGCCCCAGCAAGGCCCCGAGCCCGCCGAAACGGAATGCACTGGTTACATCCAGGTCCACGGCGGGCCAGGCCTGCAGGTAGGGATTCACCACCCGCATGAGCCACTGGTGACAGGGATGGCACTCCATGCCGATGCGGAGGACACCGCCACGGCCCGAGGCAAAGTCCTCAAGCGCCGTTTCCGCATGTTCGATCTGGGGCAGGACGCGCTCGGCCAGTGCCAGGAGGTAACTGCCTGCACGGGTCAGCCGTATGCTGCGTCCCTCCCTCTGCCAGACGGATACGCCAAAACGCTGCTCGAAACGGCGCATGGCGTGGCTGACGGCCGATTGGCTGAGACACAAGCGGTCGGCCGCGGTGGTGAGGCTGCCGCTGCGGTTGACTTCACGGATGATGGCAAGGTGTTGAAGGTCAATCATGATGCATGACATAATGTCATTTATTCATGAGAACAATACATTTTTTGTCATGTTTTATCAGCGTTAAGGTCCTTCCATGAACAACACGGAAGGATGAGACGATGGTTTACACGGCAAATCTGGGTTTTCCTCGCATTGGCAGTGGTCGTGAACTGAAGAAGGCGACGGAAAGCTTCTGGAAAGGTGATCTGACGGAAGAGCAACTGCGCGCGGAAGCCAGGCGCCTGCGCGCGGCCAACTGGCAGCTGCAAAGGCAGAACGGAGTGGATTTCATCCCCTCCAATGACTTCTCGCTCTACGACCAGGTGCTGGACACCAGCGTCATGGTCGGGGCTATCCCCGAGATTTACGGCTGGAACGGCGGACCTGTGTCCCTGGAGACCTACTTCGCCATGGCCCGGGGAACCCGTGGCCGCGCCGAAGGCGACCTGCCGGCCCTGGAGATGACCAAGTGGTTCGACACCAACTATCACTACCTGGTTCCCGAATTCACGCAGGAACAATCCTTCACGCTGGCCTCGACCAAGCCGGTCGACGAGTTCCTCGAGGCGCAGGCCCTGGGACTCCAGACGCGTCCGGTCCTGTTGGGTCCGGTCAGCTACCTGCTGCTGGGCAAGTGCGTGGGCGAGGACTTTGACCCCCTGACTCTGCTGCCGCGCCTGCTGCCGGTTTACGGCGAGGTCCTGCGTCGCCTGGCCGAGGCCGGTGCGGACTGGGTTCAACTGGACGAGCCCTGC
This window harbors:
- a CDS encoding LysR family transcriptional regulator, with product MIDLQHLAIIREVNRSGSLTTAADRLCLSQSAVSHAMRRFEQRFGVSVWQREGRSIRLTRAGSYLLALAERVLPQIEHAETALEDFASGRGGVLRIGMECHPCHQWLMRVVNPYLQAWPAVDLDVTSAFRFGGLGALLGHEIDLLITPDPIERPGLAYLPVFDYEMVLAVPSGHPLADKRVATPSDLNGETLITYPVTPERLDVFTRFLVPAGCLPKRHRSVETTELMLQMVATGRGVSAIPDWLIREMPWGNGLHTLRLGPEGIDKSIHIGLRDEDLETRYIQGFVDLARKTTNAPA
- a CDS encoding FGGY family carbohydrate kinase, which produces MSVLALDQGTTSTRAVVMGEDGQPRVLVAREHHQFYPRSGWVEHDPEELIASLRNCIEAAGTCSAIGIDNQGESCLAWDGDSKQAISPVIVWQDNRTQDRIERLQAEGAESVTLERAGLPLDSYFSATKLAWILENIPEAAHLHQKGRLRLGTTDAFFLDRLTGHFVTDISTASRTSLMNLATGAWDEELCRLFGVPMECLPRIVSSTGDFGAIETERGAVPVTASIVDQQAALYGHGCRTAGHAKVTFGTGAFALMVTGAEIFRSPEEGLLPTVAWQKEGEAPVYALDGGIYCASAAVNWARELGLFRTVDELNAFEGPPVLERGLVFVPALAGLACPHWDRGARGLWAGLSLETSGLDMARAVLEGVACRAAEVLGAMQARLPITDALSIDGGMAKNPCFRQFLADLLERDIVQAASSELTALGTLQLAGEASGQLVSYQSAGRVIAPETPCSHLLPRFQQAVAFTQAWPDRAES
- a CDS encoding NAD(P)/FAD-dependent oxidoreductase, coding for MAEASDLPSACDVAVVGGGPAGLAAATELKRQGVARVLVLDREPAAGGIPRHCGHYPFGMREFRKVLRGPDYAGRLVTRAAQAGAEIHTGVTVTRIQPGGRLSLTSPEGTKELQAKRVLLCTGVRETSRAARLIGGERPLGVLPTGALQSLVYLEQMKPFERPVILGSELVSFSALMTCRHAGIEPQAMIEPNQRITARNPARGLPFLLGVPLHLGCEIEGIIGEKRVEAVQLRNRDGRQWELPCDGVLMTGRFTPEATLARMGHLELDRGTGGPRVDQYGRSSDPDIFVAGNLLRPVETAGWSWKEGLQVARCLARDLEAPQEREGTLELRAEGEAIRYLMPQQVTLPLQDTAFQDIQVRVDRPARGSLLIRSAGRILWGRRLSALPERRILVPLDVLANAAPDCPVEVVFEEENGL
- a CDS encoding GDP-mannose 4,6-dehydratase, which encodes MTVILTGCAGFIGNAVALDLVARGYQVLGIDNLNDYYTPQLKQDRLARLADAPGFTFLEADISDRTAMLALLDSHAETRWIVHLAAQAGVRYSLENPYAYAQSNLMGQVVMQELARHLPYLEHFVFASSSSVYGLDAELPFSEDQAADRPVSLYAATKRSDELMAHSYAHLYRIPSTGLRFFTVYGPWGRPDMAPWLFTDAVLRGHSIKLFNNGQAQRDFTYIDDIVAGVTAAMTRPPSDGGAKAPPYALYNLGNNQPTELMDFIAEIERITSRKAQLDPQPAQPGDMEATFADIEAARRDLGFSPRTNLSKGLEQLTVWFREYYGL
- a CDS encoding adenosine deaminase, whose amino-acid sequence is MSGLQEFIKAMPKVELHLHIEGSLEPPMMFELARRNGVEIPYGSVEEIEQAFRRGARFENLQDFLDLYYAGMSVLKTEADFHDLTLAYLERSAKQNVVHAEIFFDPQAHTDRGVPFETVIHGITRAMDAAEERWGITSQLIMCFLRHLDEDAAFATLRESLLYKDRILGVGLDSGEQGNPPSKFQRVFAEARSQGFQVAVAHAGEEGPPEYVREALDLLHVDRLDHGNRALEDSELVERLVASGMALTVCPLSNYKLCVVEDLKQHPLKVMLERGLKATMNSDDPSYFDGYVSENYLAVSEALDLDREDILTLARNGIEASFVTPERKKSLQRQLEDYAAAAVA